In Solanum pennellii chromosome 3, SPENNV200, a single window of DNA contains:
- the LOC114076457 gene encoding uncharacterized protein LOC114076457 produces the protein MSIRSLSGRSSTPNYDSMNESSFFTIKVHHGGSYVHSSTRGYIGGKIEYFDYVDSAMINIIDFKNMAEQCGYDKESVVFWHKYGLNSYKARLVGSNMEAAKVVTCIPKDRVVEIYFEHLNFYHDDNQCVNEIKKNYLLVNDTEAQSDEFDDEDFNDSDYSLEEDDLLFSKNVDPSVESFEIDITVKKKKSDENQNYVSEEMHKKMQNEEGDSDCVDFDDTKSLNSDCDSEFEDCNFPKHNPKIGAFNPELELGMIFGNKKEFKEAVVASQAKIGKSIRWIKDDRERARAKCRTNACKWRIFGSLMQRDICTFQIKTYVSEHTCFGWNYNNKTINSTWIAKKYVDRVKSNKNWKTSEFRDTLSRELKLHVSMHQARRAKEKAIAMIDGDINDQFGILWNYCNEIIRTNPGTSVFMKLTPNEIPNKPMRFQRFYICFAACKAGFKAGCRKIIGVDGCWLKNTMYGAQLLSAVTLDGNNNIFPIAYAIVEKENKEIWQWFLTYLMNDLEIEEQYLWTFMSDKQKGLIEAFDLVLPGVSHRFCVRHLHSNFKRAGYSGMALKNALWKAALATTVDRFDACMTDLFELDKDAYAWLSAKVPSEWSRSHFSPLPKCDILLNNQCEVFNKFILDARDKPIVKLLETIRHLLMTRINANREKAEKWNLSDVCPTIKKKLAKTMKKAANYIPKRSNMWNYEVIGPVEGDNWAVDLYNRTCSCRQWELSGVPCKHAISSIWLKNDEVLNYVDDCYKVDTYQKIYGASILPMNGPDLWPKSPNPPLFPPSYLNNKKKGKKQKLRKKVDDEPGSSRMKLKRKQKSVDCRICGKPGHNSRTCSFSSHDIEIQSSDYLHSLDSIMVEEASSCRNVEKQPVRRGTSQASQQRQSFPSI, from the exons ATGTCGATTCGAAGTTTAAGCGGTCGATCGTCCACACCCAACTATG ATTCTATGAATGAGTCATCATTTTTCACAATTAAAGTACATCATGGTGGATCATATGTGCATAGTTCGACAAGAGGCTACATAGGTGGAAAAATCGAATATTTTGACTATGTCGACAGTGCAATGATTAATATAATAGATTTTAAGAATATGGCGGAACAATGTGGTTATGACAAGGAATCTGTGGTATTCTGGCACAAATATGGTTTAAACTCTTATAAGGCTCGATTAGTGGGGAGTAATATGGAAGCCGCTAAAGTTGTTACTTGCATTCCAAAGGATAGAGTAGTTGAGatatattttgaacatttgAATTTTTATCATGATGATAATCAATGTGTCAATgagataaaaaagaattatttgctGGTAAATGACACAGAGGCACAGAGTGATGAATTTGACGATGAGGATTTTAATGATTCTGACTATTCTTTGGAGGAGGATgatctgttattttcaaaaaatgttgATCCTTCTGTTGAATCTTTTGAGATCGATATAActgtgaaaaagaagaaaagtgacgaaaatcaaaattatgttAGTGAAGAAATGCATAAAAAGATGCAAAATGAGGAGGGTGACTCAGATTGTGTAGATTTTGATGATACAAAGAGTTTGAATAGCGATTGCGATTCTGAATTTGAAGATTGTAACTTTCCGAAGCACAACCCAAAAATAGGTGCCTTTAATCCTGAATTAGAGTTGGGAATGATATTTGGTAACAAAAAGGAATTCAAGGAAGCCGTGGTTGCAAGTCAAGCCAAAATAGGAAAGTCAATTCGGTGGATCAAAGATGACAGAGAAAGAGCTAGGGCCAAATGCAGAACTAATGCTTGTAAGTGGAGGATATTTGGATCTCTAATGCAAAGGGATATATGTACTTTTCAAATCAAGACGTATGTTTCCGAGCATACTTGTTTTGGGTGGAACTATAACAACAAAACCATCAATTCTACTTGGATTGCAAAGAAGTATGTTGATAGAGTTAAGTCAAATAAGAACTGGAAAACATCAGAATTCAGGGATACATTGAGTAGGGAATTAAAGTTGCATGTGAGTATGCATCAAGCAAGAAGGGCAAAGGAAAAAGCTATTGCAATGATCGACGGAGATATAAATGATCAGTTTGGCATATTATGGAATTATTGCAATGAAATTATTCGCACCAATCCTGGAACTTCTGTTTTCATGAAACTAACTCCAAATGAGATTCCGAATAAGCCAATGAGATTTCAGaggttttatatttgttttgcagcTTGTAAAGCAGGATTTAAGGCTGGTTGTCGAAAGATTATTGGGGTCGATGGATGTTGGCTGAAGAATACTATGTATGGGGCACAATTGCTATCAGCTGTTACTTTGGATGGAAATAATAACATCTTTCCAATAGCTTATGCTATAGTCGAGaaagaaaataaggaaatatgGCAATGGTTCTTAACCTACTTGATGAATGATCTTGAGATTGAAGAGCAATACTTGTGGACTTTTATGTCAGATAAGCAAAAAGGGCTTATTGAAGCTTTTGATTTAGTGTTGCCTGGTGTTTCTCATAGATTTTGTGTGCGACATTTGCATAGTAATTTCAAGAGAGCTGGATATTCTGGAATGGCTTTAAAAAATGCTCTTTGGAAAGCAGCTTTAGCAACAACTGTTGACAGGTTTGATGCTTGTATGACTGATTTGTTTGAATTAGATAAAGATGCTTATGCATGGCTTTCTGCTAAAGTGCCTAGTGAATGGTCAAGATCACATTTCTCGCCTCTTCCTAAATGTGACATTCTTTTGAACAACCAATGTGAGGTTTTTAATAAGTTTATTCTCGATGCAAGAGATAAACCAATTGTTAAACTTCTCGAGACCATTAGGCACTTACTCATGACAAGAATTAATGCTAACAGGGAGAAAGCTGAAAAATGGAATTTGAGTGATGTTTGTCCTACTATTAAGAAGAAGTTGGCCAAAACTATGAAGAAAGCTGCTAATTATATTCCCAAAAGGTCGAACATGTGGAACTATGAGGTGATTGGGCCTGTCGAAGGTGATAATTGGGCTGTTGACTTATATAATAGAACCTGTAGTTGTAGACAATGGGAATTATCAGGAGTTCCTTGTAAACATGCTATATCCTCGATTTGGTTGAAAAATGATGAGGTTTTAAACTATGTTGATGATTGCTACAAGGTTGATACGTATCAAAAAATTTATGGAGCTTCAATATTACCCATGAATGGCCCTGATTTATGGCCTAAGTCACCGAATCCTCCACTATTTCCACCTTCTTACTTgaataataagaagaaaggaaagaaacaaaaattaagaaagaaagttGATGATGAACCAGGGTCTAGTAGGATGAAGTTAAAACGGAAACAAAAATCAGTTGATTGTAGAATATGTGGTAAACCCGGCCACAACAGTAGAACTTGCAGCTTCTCTTCACATGACATTGAAATTCAATCGTCGGACTACCTTCATAGTTTGGATTCCATCATGGTCGAGGAAGCATCAAGTTGTCGAAATGTTGAAAAGCAACCT GTTAGAAGAGGTACATCTCAAGCCAGCCAACAACGTCAGAGCTTTCCATCTATATGA